Proteins encoded in a region of the Nicotiana tomentosiformis chromosome 9, ASM39032v3, whole genome shotgun sequence genome:
- the LOC138898943 gene encoding uncharacterized mitochondrial protein AtMg00860-like: protein MSSEGINVAPKKIEAVQSWPRPSSAIEIRSCLGLVGYYRRFVEEFSSIAAPLTRLTQKGAQFRLFDKCEESFQKLKTALTTAQVLVLPLGYGSYKVYYDASWIGIGCVLMQEGRVNAYALSQLKPHDKNYPVHDLELASYNGGF from the coding sequence atgtctagtgaggggattaacgTGGCtccgaaaaagattgaggcagttcagagttggcccagaccatcttctgCTATTGAGATCCGGAGTTGCCTCGGTTTAGTtgggtattaccgtcgttttgtggaggagttttcatctatagcagccccattgactagattgacacaGAAGGGTGCCCAATTTAGGTTATTTGataaatgtgaggagagctttcagaagctcaaaactgccttgactacagctcAAGTTCTTGTTTTACCTTTGGGATACGGTTCTTATAAagtctattatgatgcttcatGGATTGGTATTggatgtgtgttgatgcaggagggtagagttaaTGCTTATGCTTTgagtcagttgaagccccatgataaGAACTACCcagtacacgatttggagttagcatCTTATAATGGTGGATTTTAa
- the LOC138898944 gene encoding uncharacterized protein, whose amino-acid sequence MAPYKALYGRQCHSTVGWFEPVEARLLDTNLVRDALEMVKLIQERLRTTQSRHKSHVDRKAHDIAYMVGDKVLLSVSPIKGVMWFEKKGFYAQEYYGDPSHFLDFSMVQLDEDLTYVVESVAILDRQVRKLRSKNIEPVKVHWRGQPVEEATWEVENEMWSKYLHLFETPGMILDSFEDERLFTRGRMSRSAGYFEYFSHVPPI is encoded by the exons atggctccttataaggccttatatgggcGGCAATGTCATTCtacggttggttggtttgagcctgtggaggctaggttgttggacactaatttggtccgtgatgctttggagatggtgaagttgattcaggaacgacttcgtacAACGCAGTCCAGGCATAAGAGTCATGTTGACAGGAAGGCTCATGATATTGCATATATGGTGGGGGATAAGGTTCTACTTAGTGTTTCACCCATTAAGGGAGTGATGTGGTTTgagaagaagg GTTTCTATGCTCAGGAGTATTATGGGGATCCATCACATTTTTTGGACTTCAGCATGGTGCAGTTAgacgaggatttgacttatgttgtggagtcagtggccattttagatcgtcaggttcgaaagttgaggtcgaaaaaTATAGAACCAGTAAAGgttcattggagaggtcagccggttgaggaggctacttgggaggttgAGAACGAGATGTGGAGCAAATATCTTCACctttttgagactccaggtatgattctagactcgttcgaagatgaacgtttgtttaCGAGGGGGAGAATGTCACGATCAgctggttattttgagtattttagccatgttccccctatttga